The Saprospiraceae bacterium genome includes a window with the following:
- a CDS encoding hydrogenase, producing MANVLWLQGGACSGNTMSFLNAEEPTVVELVTDFGVNILWHPSIGLEIGHQVSDLMESIIKGKTQLDILVYEGSIIQGPNGSGTMNYFCERPMMDWIKELSDVAGFVVAIGDCATWGGIPAVPPNPSESTGMQFLKNVKGGFLGSNYKSKGGLPVINIPGCPAHPDWITQILVAIATGRIGDVLLDEFHRPKTFFTDFVQTGCPNAISFAQKVDGHFGKRGGCLFYEVGCRGPMTRASCNKILWNRTSSKTRSNHPCLGCTEPGFPHHDLAKGSVFKTLKYLGFLPQDVPTGNSRLVYYARAGVEKTFGALEGLVGVNKEHFETSK from the coding sequence ATGGCAAATGTACTTTGGCTGCAAGGTGGAGCATGTAGTGGAAACACAATGTCTTTCCTTAATGCAGAAGAGCCCACAGTAGTAGAGTTAGTCACTGATTTCGGCGTAAACATCCTTTGGCACCCATCCATTGGTCTCGAAATCGGTCATCAGGTATCAGATCTCATGGAGAGTATCATCAAAGGTAAAACACAATTGGACATTTTGGTCTATGAAGGTTCTATCATCCAAGGTCCAAATGGATCTGGCACCATGAATTACTTTTGCGAAAGACCTATGATGGACTGGATCAAAGAACTCTCCGATGTCGCAGGATTTGTAGTAGCCATTGGCGATTGCGCTACATGGGGCGGCATTCCGGCAGTACCACCCAATCCAAGTGAAAGTACAGGTATGCAATTCTTAAAAAATGTCAAAGGCGGATTTTTAGGATCAAATTATAAATCTAAGGGCGGATTGCCTGTCATAAACATACCGGGATGTCCTGCACACCCGGACTGGATAACTCAGATATTAGTGGCTATCGCTACAGGTAGAATCGGAGATGTATTACTAGATGAATTCCATAGACCAAAAACGTTCTTTACCGATTTCGTACAGACAGGATGTCCTAATGCTATCAGTTTTGCACAAAAAGTAGATGGCCACTTTGGAAAAAGAGGTGGTTGCTTATTTTACGAAGTTGGTTGCAGAGGGCCGATGACAAGAGCCAGTTGTAATAAGATACTGTGGAATCGTACTTCCAGTAAAACAAGATCTAACCATCCTTGCCTTGGTTGTACCGAACCGGGATTTCCGCACCATGACTTAGCAAAAGGTAGCGTATTTAAAACGCTCAAATATCTTGGATTTCTACCACAAGATGTCCCCACCGGTAACTCAAGGCTTGTGTACTATGCCAGAGCTGGTGTAGAAAAGACTTTTGGCGCATTGGAAGGATTGGTGGGTGTCAATAAAGAACACTTTGAGACTTCTAAATAA
- a CDS encoding DUF547 domain-containing protein, with product MKTLILLLSMIVADSILSDINVLTAQGKPINYLAMSIEFLTAVRNKEKVDLYLQTWASCDLVQLSQQVETDQQKLAFWINMYNAYIQVILANHPEKYNDRGTFFKEKQIKLGGSMFSFEDIEHGILRRSQHPFLLGYFTRWFPDKTEKMLRIGKRDWRIHFALNCGAKSCPPVAIYDTDRIEEQLEVSTKNYLQKFSTYQHSDKIAYVTSLFSWFRGDFGGLEGIKNILIKQNIIPDTNVRLKTAEYDWTMDLANFVDL from the coding sequence ATGAAGACATTGATTTTATTACTCTCAATGATAGTTGCTGACAGTATATTAAGTGATATAAATGTACTTACAGCTCAGGGCAAACCTATCAATTATTTGGCCATGTCCATAGAATTTCTAACTGCTGTACGCAACAAAGAGAAAGTAGATTTATACCTTCAAACCTGGGCTTCCTGTGATTTGGTCCAACTCTCTCAACAAGTAGAAACTGATCAGCAAAAACTGGCTTTTTGGATCAATATGTACAATGCATACATTCAGGTAATCCTTGCAAATCATCCGGAAAAATATAACGATCGAGGGACGTTTTTTAAAGAAAAGCAAATCAAACTCGGTGGTTCGATGTTCAGTTTTGAAGATATTGAGCATGGTATTTTGAGAAGGTCTCAGCATCCTTTTTTACTTGGGTATTTCACCCGGTGGTTTCCTGACAAAACAGAAAAGATGCTCAGGATCGGCAAGAGAGACTGGCGTATTCACTTTGCCTTGAATTGTGGCGCAAAATCTTGTCCGCCGGTAGCTATATATGATACCGATCGGATAGAAGAACAACTGGAAGTCAGTACAAAAAACTATCTTCAAAAATTTTCAACTTATCAGCATTCGGATAAAATAGCTTATGTCACTTCTCTATTCAGTTGGTTCAGAGGTGATTTTGGTGGTCTGGAAGGAATAAAAAACATCCTTATAAAACAAAATATTATCCCTGATACAAATGTAAGGTTGAAAACAGCTGAATACGACTGGACAATGGACCTGGCCAATTTTGTTGATTTGTGA
- a CDS encoding DUF4197 domain-containing protein — MRISLPFVLTVSMFLSSCSVLNQLNIKPSALETVIALQEILNSSTFKAIRKMSALYSSDPTKSLPAEFTTVIEGLKTLGLGSEVDKITQQTGKVASLVLTESEGIIKESIKEIDFGDAVSIVTGGKDAATQVLKNNMRTVVRKRYSEKLDAELSKSELNTYWPLAAGAYNIFAKTKVDASLSNFLADRAVDGLFLAIGHEEQEIRKDYKSLGVSVVNKVFDYYTNRRNI, encoded by the coding sequence ATGAGAATTTCACTTCCATTTGTATTGACCGTCAGTATGTTTTTATCATCCTGCAGCGTCCTGAATCAGTTAAATATCAAACCATCTGCATTGGAGACTGTCATAGCTTTGCAGGAAATCCTTAACAGCAGTACCTTCAAGGCTATCAGGAAGATGAGTGCATTGTATTCAAGTGATCCCACTAAATCACTACCCGCCGAGTTCACGACAGTAATTGAAGGTCTCAAAACATTAGGTCTTGGAAGTGAAGTAGATAAAATCACCCAGCAAACAGGAAAGGTCGCTTCTCTGGTGCTTACTGAAAGTGAAGGTATCATCAAGGAATCTATCAAAGAAATTGATTTTGGTGACGCTGTTTCTATAGTGACTGGTGGTAAAGATGCTGCAACTCAGGTACTCAAAAACAATATGAGAACAGTAGTAAGAAAAAGATATTCGGAAAAACTGGATGCTGAGCTCAGTAAATCAGAATTAAATACTTACTGGCCACTCGCAGCCGGTGCTTACAATATATTTGCAAAAACGAAGGTGGATGCATCATTAAGTAATTTTTTGGCCGACAGAGCCGTTGATGGACTATTTCTTGCAATCGGACATGAAGAGCAGGAAATAAGGAAAGATTACAAGAGTTTAGGTGTCTCTGTAGTCAATAAAGTCTTTGATTATTATACTAATAGAAGGAATATTTAA
- a CDS encoding TetR/AcrR family transcriptional regulator has translation MSSITTKKKLLDSAIKLFNNMGIVNVRLQHISDDAIISLGNITYHFKTKDEIIHAIWSQIKEEQKILLSEFRIMPLFEDIDRYLFASFQLQQKYIFFYQDILEVVRAYPAIGLEHRLHVAWQEQQMSNMFIFNTARGALVKEPYEDFYKILAGNWIWMFENWMQRQQILSKDINDYLTFSQSLWNVLMPVFTPQGFNEFNQMLLIKTKLKDEFPLYP, from the coding sequence TTGAGCAGTATTACCACCAAAAAGAAATTGTTGGATTCAGCCATAAAATTGTTTAACAATATGGGCATAGTGAATGTGCGATTGCAGCACATCTCAGATGATGCTATCATTAGTCTGGGAAACATAACGTACCATTTCAAGACAAAGGATGAAATCATTCATGCTATATGGTCACAAATTAAAGAGGAGCAAAAGATCCTGCTTTCTGAGTTCAGGATAATGCCTTTATTTGAGGACATTGACAGATACCTATTTGCATCTTTTCAGTTGCAGCAAAAATATATATTTTTTTACCAGGACATCCTGGAGGTTGTTCGAGCATATCCTGCTATCGGTCTGGAGCATAGACTGCATGTCGCCTGGCAGGAACAACAGATGAGCAATATGTTTATTTTTAATACGGCCCGAGGCGCTTTAGTAAAGGAACCATATGAAGACTTTTATAAAATATTAGCTGGTAATTGGATATGGATGTTTGAAAACTGGATGCAAAGACAGCAGATATTATCCAAAGATATTAATGATTACCTAACATTTAGTCAATCGCTTTGGAATGTGCTGATGCCTGTGTTTACACCACAAGGCTTCAATGAGTTTAATCAAATGTTGCTAATAAAAACAAAACTAAAAGATGAATTCCCGTTGTACCCTTGA
- a CDS encoding BatD family protein, whose product MHIKPYLAVIFFFYLFDLTAQKGSLSIVVDKDTMFQDEVVKVELLIENTQGRYTPPTFEGFRIIGGPNTSSSFTMINGVVSQKKSYTYMLLPELTGDITIGTASLQTETEEIKTVPVQIFVLEGSGRSEKSSFNKRFKSEQLPESDTTGKTNTKKRVLKKI is encoded by the coding sequence ATGCATATTAAACCATATTTGGCAGTCATTTTCTTCTTTTACTTATTTGACCTCACTGCTCAAAAAGGTAGCTTAAGTATAGTTGTGGATAAGGATACAATGTTTCAGGACGAAGTAGTCAAGGTAGAACTCCTCATTGAAAATACTCAGGGTAGATACACACCACCAACATTTGAAGGTTTTCGAATTATTGGCGGACCCAATACGTCTTCTTCATTTACTATGATCAATGGGGTAGTCAGTCAGAAAAAATCTTATACCTATATGCTCCTGCCGGAGTTGACAGGAGATATTACTATAGGCACCGCAAGCCTTCAAACGGAAACTGAAGAAATCAAAACAGTACCAGTTCAAATATTTGTATTAGAAGGTTCAGGAAGATCAGAAAAGTCATCTTTCAACAAACGATTTAAATCCGAGCAACTTCCCGAGAGTGACACCACCGGAAAAACAAATACTAAAAAAAGAGTGTTGAAAAAGATCTGA
- a CDS encoding protein BatD, whose product MKNGRLILFSLHLYLLSGIGLILSAQDSRFFMETDRTEIAEGETFILNIVLENMNGKNLQLPDLAPFRVVQGPSTSSSVTIINGKRSGTQSYQYLLLAAKKGKFTIGSATIQSDGKTIKSNTLSIDVTGQSKSKSNLPGDNSSETFVRLELKDNNAYVGQQTILNLVLYTRTNIESFQLLNEPLFDGFFSQAINDIRDQPHTVNIKGKEYYSQVVRRWALFPQKTGLYNLGPVNCNLDIAVENGQSSFFFRDTRQETVLSNTLKCKVQSLPSPAPGSFTGAVGNFTMNAQIKKSTVVTGEGVTISLQIEGDGDSRIVQAPAFELPYGFEQYSPSLIKDETYQRGDKIMMKKEFDYILVPSVDSTYTITPLFSYFDLNSASYKTIQSSPFTINVIKGDLKSRTKSESSQTILGTKPSDDDHLMPMDRLFFGSKWYFFILSGILLSFLLAAYYKYFFKQKKLYKKDDLMSISDFAKESLSTAASHISRNQPELFYHEISKATTVYLQKKFNLPDITHNPESIFKHLSDREVPEHLIAGYKSIQSECELAKYAGMYSSNMTATLGKAEEWIEAMEKLNS is encoded by the coding sequence ATGAAAAACGGCAGATTGATTTTATTTTCTTTACACCTGTATCTGCTATCAGGCATAGGTTTGATTCTTAGTGCTCAGGATTCAAGATTTTTTATGGAGACGGATAGGACAGAGATAGCCGAAGGAGAAACCTTTATTCTGAACATAGTCCTCGAAAACATGAATGGAAAAAACCTTCAACTTCCTGATCTTGCTCCATTCAGAGTTGTACAAGGGCCTTCGACTTCATCATCTGTCACCATCATCAATGGTAAGCGTTCAGGAACACAGTCTTATCAATACTTGCTCCTGGCTGCAAAAAAAGGCAAATTTACTATCGGTTCGGCTACTATTCAATCAGATGGTAAAACCATCAAATCCAATACTTTATCCATAGATGTCACCGGACAAAGTAAGTCCAAATCAAATTTGCCGGGAGATAACTCATCAGAAACGTTTGTGAGGTTGGAATTAAAAGATAATAATGCCTATGTGGGCCAGCAGACCATACTCAATCTGGTGCTATATACGCGTACCAATATTGAGTCTTTTCAGTTACTTAACGAACCTCTATTTGATGGTTTCTTTTCTCAGGCTATCAATGACATAAGAGATCAACCTCATACTGTCAATATAAAAGGCAAAGAATACTACTCTCAGGTCGTCAGGCGATGGGCGTTATTTCCGCAGAAAACAGGACTTTATAATTTGGGACCGGTAAACTGTAATCTGGATATTGCTGTAGAAAACGGTCAGTCATCTTTCTTTTTCAGGGATACCAGGCAAGAAACTGTATTAAGTAATACTTTAAAATGCAAGGTACAGAGCTTGCCATCTCCTGCGCCAGGATCATTTACAGGTGCAGTCGGAAATTTTACAATGAATGCTCAAATAAAAAAGTCAACTGTTGTGACCGGTGAAGGTGTTACTATCAGCCTGCAGATCGAAGGTGACGGTGATTCAAGGATTGTACAGGCACCAGCATTCGAATTGCCCTATGGATTTGAACAATATAGTCCTTCATTGATCAAGGATGAAACATATCAAAGAGGTGATAAAATTATGATGAAAAAAGAGTTTGATTACATTCTTGTTCCATCTGTAGATTCTACTTACACCATTACTCCCTTATTTTCGTATTTTGATTTAAATAGTGCTTCATACAAAACTATTCAGTCATCTCCGTTTACGATAAATGTAATAAAAGGAGATTTGAAGAGCCGTACCAAAAGTGAAAGTAGTCAGACTATTCTCGGGACTAAACCATCTGATGATGACCATCTGATGCCGATGGATCGACTTTTTTTTGGATCAAAATGGTATTTCTTCATTTTGTCAGGTATTTTATTGTCGTTTTTGCTTGCAGCCTATTATAAATATTTTTTCAAGCAAAAGAAATTGTATAAAAAGGACGACCTTATGTCAATCTCTGATTTTGCAAAAGAAAGTTTATCAACTGCAGCATCGCATATTTCTAGGAACCAACCTGAGCTATTTTATCATGAAATCTCAAAGGCAACTACTGTCTACCTCCAAAAGAAATTTAATCTGCCCGATATTACGCATAATCCGGAATCAATATTCAAACATTTAAGTGATCGTGAAGTTCCTGAACATTTAATTGCCGGATATAAATCAATTCAGAGTGAGTGTGAGCTGGCTAAATATGCAGGGATGTACAGTAGTAATATGACGGCTACATTGGGTAAAGCAGAAGAATGGATAGAAGCGATGGAAAAGCTCAATTCCTAA
- the lpdA gene encoding dihydrolipoyl dehydrogenase — MKYDLVVIGSGPGGYVGAIRAAQLGKRVAIIEKYNTLGGTCLNVGCIPSKALLDSSEHYHNAKERFGDHGIEVPSVKINMQQMIKRKNEVVEQTCKGIDFLMKKNKIDVYTGVGAFVNQNVISVTNSKGTTEIHTEKVIIATGSKPITPDIFHYDKNRVITSTEALNIDKVPEKMVVVGGGVIGLELGSVFARLGTSVEVVEYMDRIIPSMDTDCSKELMRTLKKLGMTFHLGHGVTGVKASKSSCTVTVSKKDSNESFDIKADYCLVAIGRKPYTDGLNLASIGILTDDKGRIQVNEHLETSVPGIFAIGDVVKGAMLAHKAEEEGILVAEYIAEGKPHIDYNLIPGVVYTWPEVAAVGKTEDELKNAGIPYKIGKFPFKALGRARASMDTDGMVKVIAHQDTDEILGVHMVGPRVADVIMEAVALMEFRASAEDMSRISHPHPTYTEAVKEAAMAATANRPIHI; from the coding sequence ATGAAGTACGATCTTGTAGTGATTGGTTCTGGGCCCGGAGGATATGTAGGAGCCATAAGAGCAGCCCAATTGGGGAAAAGAGTAGCTATAATAGAAAAATACAATACCCTTGGAGGGACATGTCTCAACGTCGGATGTATCCCGTCAAAGGCACTATTAGACAGTTCTGAGCATTATCACAATGCTAAAGAAAGATTCGGAGACCATGGTATCGAGGTTCCGTCTGTTAAGATCAATATGCAGCAGATGATCAAAAGAAAAAACGAAGTCGTCGAACAAACATGCAAAGGCATCGATTTTCTGATGAAAAAAAACAAAATTGATGTTTATACCGGAGTGGGAGCATTTGTAAATCAAAATGTAATTTCGGTAACTAATAGTAAAGGCACAACTGAAATACATACTGAAAAAGTTATCATTGCTACTGGTTCAAAACCCATAACTCCGGATATTTTTCATTATGATAAAAACAGGGTCATCACATCCACAGAGGCGCTCAATATAGATAAAGTGCCCGAAAAAATGGTGGTAGTCGGAGGTGGTGTGATAGGGCTGGAATTAGGATCAGTCTTTGCCCGATTAGGTACATCAGTAGAAGTAGTGGAGTATATGGACAGAATCATACCGTCTATGGACACTGACTGTAGTAAAGAACTCATGCGTACCCTCAAAAAACTGGGTATGACCTTTCATTTGGGACATGGAGTGACAGGAGTGAAGGCTTCAAAATCATCCTGCACGGTTACAGTCAGTAAAAAGGACAGCAATGAATCATTTGACATAAAGGCTGATTATTGTCTTGTTGCTATAGGAAGAAAACCTTATACTGATGGATTGAATTTAGCATCAATCGGTATTCTAACAGATGATAAAGGTAGAATCCAGGTCAATGAACATCTGGAAACATCAGTACCCGGCATATTTGCTATAGGTGACGTGGTCAAGGGCGCAATGTTGGCACACAAAGCTGAAGAAGAAGGTATTTTGGTAGCAGAATATATTGCAGAAGGCAAGCCGCACATTGATTACAATCTCATACCAGGTGTCGTATATACGTGGCCTGAAGTCGCAGCTGTCGGCAAGACCGAAGATGAATTAAAAAACGCTGGCATACCATACAAGATTGGAAAATTTCCATTCAAGGCACTGGGAAGAGCAAGGGCAAGCATGGATACGGACGGCATGGTTAAGGTGATTGCTCATCAAGATACCGACGAAATCCTGGGAGTACATATGGTAGGCCCTCGGGTTGCCGATGTCATCATGGAGGCAGTTGCTTTAATGGAGTTCAGGGCAAGTGCTGAGGATATGTCCAGAATATCCCATCCTCACCCTACGTACACTGAAGCCGTAAAAGAAGCTGCAATGGCAGCCACAGCAAACAGACCCATTCATATCTGA
- a CDS encoding serine hydroxymethyltransferase, with translation MDTVIDQLIQEELQRQRQGIELIASENFTSQAVINAVGSCLTNKYAEGYPGKRYYGGCEVVDKIEQIAIDRLCALFGAEYANVQPHSGAQANAAIFLGVLQPGDAILGFDLSHGGHLSHGSPVNYSGKVYQANFYGVDQETGRIDMEKVASKAHEVKPKLIICGASAYSRDWDYKRFREIADEVGALLLADIAHPAGLIAADLLTDPLPHCHIVSSTTHKTLRGPRGGIIMLGKDFANPWGRTTKKGDPIMMSTILNSAVFPGMQGGPLEHVIAAKAIAFREASQDSFKEYGKQVIANANAMANAFTSKGYKIISGGTDNHMMLIDLRAKSADISGRDAENALVAADITINKNMVPFDSRPALHTSGIRIGTAAITTRGFKESDCEQVVEWVDAAIMNKDNPSIIKDIKSKVNDFMKEFQLY, from the coding sequence ATGGATACCGTCATAGATCAATTGATTCAAGAAGAGTTACAACGCCAAAGACAAGGAATTGAATTGATTGCTTCAGAAAATTTCACATCACAAGCTGTGATCAATGCGGTAGGAAGTTGCCTTACAAATAAGTATGCTGAGGGTTATCCGGGCAAAAGATATTATGGAGGTTGTGAAGTGGTGGACAAAATAGAACAAATAGCCATAGACAGACTATGTGCCTTGTTCGGTGCTGAATATGCCAATGTTCAGCCACACTCTGGTGCTCAGGCCAATGCTGCTATATTTTTAGGCGTATTACAGCCAGGAGATGCTATTTTAGGATTTGATTTGTCGCATGGTGGTCATTTATCTCATGGTTCGCCTGTCAATTACTCCGGCAAAGTGTACCAAGCCAATTTTTATGGTGTAGATCAGGAAACAGGTCGCATTGACATGGAGAAAGTTGCCAGCAAAGCTCATGAAGTGAAACCAAAACTCATTATCTGTGGTGCTTCAGCCTATTCCAGAGATTGGGATTACAAAAGATTCAGAGAGATAGCGGATGAAGTGGGTGCACTTTTATTGGCAGATATCGCACATCCTGCGGGATTGATTGCGGCAGATTTGTTGACAGATCCATTGCCACACTGCCATATTGTATCATCTACTACCCATAAGACATTGAGAGGGCCAAGAGGCGGTATCATAATGTTGGGCAAAGATTTTGCAAATCCCTGGGGACGTACTACAAAAAAAGGCGACCCGATCATGATGTCAACTATATTGAACAGTGCTGTATTTCCTGGTATGCAAGGTGGCCCACTAGAACACGTCATTGCTGCCAAAGCGATAGCATTTAGAGAAGCATCACAAGATAGCTTCAAAGAATACGGCAAACAAGTCATCGCCAATGCCAATGCGATGGCAAATGCATTTACAAGTAAGGGCTACAAAATCATATCAGGAGGTACTGACAATCACATGATGCTCATCGACCTTCGTGCCAAGTCAGCGGATATCTCCGGCAGAGATGCCGAGAATGCTCTTGTAGCAGCAGATATCACCATCAACAAAAACATGGTGCCTTTCGATAGCAGGCCTGCTTTGCATACTTCAGGTATTAGAATCGGTACGGCTGCCATTACTACAAGAGGATTTAAGGAATCAGACTGTGAACAAGTAGTAGAGTGGGTTGATGCTGCAATAATGAATAAAGACAATCCTTCCATCATCAAGGACATCAAATCGAAGGTCAATGATTTTATGAAGGAATTCCAGTTATATTGA
- a CDS encoding nickel-dependent hydrogenase large subunit, which translates to MSATYKELNISPVGRVEGDLDVKVYMENGVVTRAHTQAAMFRGFERIMAGKDPQSGLIVTPRICGICGGSHLYCASSALDTIWKTQLTPNALLLRALGQACETIQSIPRWFYAIFATDMANKKFANKPLYAEVTKRWAAYVGTSFQSGVTASALPVEVYALFGGQWPHSSYMVPGGVMCAPTLKDITRAHAIMNHFRNRWLETTFLGCSIDRYLQIKTWDDMMAWVEENESQRNSDMGLFIRAGQEFGLDKFGEGVGKFIAFGTYLHKDLYNNPTIEGRNNALISAGGFYDGKNFHTLDHLNVQEHVNHSWYQDVKASHPWDEPLPTPLQSQNLIDTDFSGKYSWAKAPRYMGHAAEAGPLSRVIMAGNPANLSHQNQDPLFLDVIKNKGVNVFTRTLARLHEAPRLYNYIDEWLRQIDLNGEFYIKPEERDGKGWGATEAARGALAHWVEIKNGVIENYQVMAPTTWNVGPNDENNNPGPIESALEGTEIEDPHDPVEVGMVARSFDSCLVCTVHAHDAKSGAQLAKFKL; encoded by the coding sequence ATGTCAGCAACATATAAAGAATTAAATATCTCACCTGTAGGAAGGGTAGAAGGAGATCTGGATGTCAAAGTGTATATGGAAAATGGTGTTGTCACCCGTGCACACACGCAAGCAGCCATGTTCAGAGGATTCGAACGAATCATGGCAGGCAAAGATCCACAATCAGGACTCATCGTAACACCCCGTATTTGTGGTATATGTGGCGGATCACACTTGTATTGTGCATCTTCAGCATTAGACACCATCTGGAAAACACAACTGACACCCAATGCATTATTGCTTAGAGCACTTGGCCAGGCTTGCGAAACCATACAGAGTATCCCGAGATGGTTTTATGCCATTTTTGCAACGGATATGGCCAACAAAAAATTTGCCAATAAACCACTATATGCGGAAGTCACCAAAAGATGGGCAGCATATGTAGGTACGTCATTCCAATCTGGTGTCACTGCTTCTGCATTACCTGTAGAAGTATATGCATTGTTTGGTGGTCAATGGCCACACTCATCTTACATGGTGCCAGGCGGCGTGATGTGTGCACCTACCCTCAAAGATATTACGAGGGCACACGCAATCATGAATCACTTCCGTAACAGATGGCTCGAAACAACTTTCTTAGGATGCTCTATCGATAGATACTTGCAGATCAAGACTTGGGATGACATGATGGCTTGGGTAGAAGAAAACGAAAGTCAGCGAAACAGTGATATGGGTTTATTTATCAGAGCGGGACAAGAATTTGGTTTAGATAAATTTGGAGAGGGAGTTGGAAAGTTCATTGCTTTCGGCACTTACCTTCACAAAGACTTATATAACAATCCTACTATCGAAGGTAGAAATAATGCTTTGATAAGTGCAGGAGGGTTTTATGATGGTAAAAATTTCCACACATTGGATCATTTGAATGTACAGGAGCATGTCAATCACTCATGGTATCAGGATGTCAAAGCGTCTCACCCATGGGATGAGCCACTTCCTACACCATTGCAATCACAAAATTTGATAGACACAGATTTCAGCGGTAAATATAGCTGGGCAAAAGCACCACGATATATGGGACACGCTGCTGAAGCCGGGCCACTATCCCGAGTAATCATGGCAGGAAATCCTGCAAACTTAAGTCATCAAAATCAAGATCCACTTTTCCTTGATGTTATAAAGAACAAAGGCGTCAATGTATTTACCCGTACACTTGCCAGACTTCATGAAGCACCTAGACTCTACAACTATATAGATGAATGGCTCAGACAAATCGATCTCAATGGTGAGTTTTATATCAAACCGGAAGAGAGAGATGGCAAAGGATGGGGAGCAACAGAGGCTGCTAGAGGAGCATTAGCACACTGGGTAGAGATCAAAAATGGTGTCATCGAAAATTATCAAGTGATGGCTCCTACAACATGGAATGTAGGACCGAATGACGAAAATAATAATCCCGGACCTATAGAATCAGCCTTAGAAGGTACTGAAATAGAAGATCCGCACGATCCTGTAGAAGTAGGTATGGTGGCTCGCTCTTTTGACAGTTGTCTGGTCTGTACAGTTCATGCTCATGATGCTAAATCAGGTGCTCAATTGGCCAAATTTAAATTATAA
- a CDS encoding hydrogenase maturation protease yields MSTAIMGFGNPVRSDDGVGCYALEKLKTEIADRKDISFFDMGTSAFEVLFQLKGHDKIIIIDAVINSNEADGTIFRLPASEINAAIIDDPMVFLHSLKWDQALSYAKKIMQDEFPQNEIYAFLIAVSDIKMEIGLSPAVLEAAEKVIDHIKIELLT; encoded by the coding sequence ATGAGTACTGCAATAATGGGTTTTGGTAATCCCGTCAGAAGTGATGATGGTGTAGGATGTTATGCGCTCGAAAAACTAAAAACTGAAATAGCCGATAGAAAAGATATTTCATTTTTTGATATGGGTACTTCTGCTTTCGAAGTATTGTTTCAACTCAAAGGACATGACAAAATCATCATTATAGATGCTGTAATCAATTCCAATGAAGCAGATGGTACTATATTCAGACTACCTGCATCAGAGATAAATGCGGCAATCATTGATGATCCTATGGTTTTTCTACATAGTCTGAAATGGGATCAAGCATTGTCCTATGCAAAAAAAATAATGCAAGATGAATTCCCACAGAATGAAATTTATGCTTTTCTCATAGCAGTCAGTGATATAAAAATGGAGATCGGTTTGAGCCCAGCAGTTTTGGAAGCTGCAGAAAAAGTGATTGATCATATTAAAATCGAACTTTTAACATAA
- a CDS encoding TetR/AcrR family transcriptional regulator: protein MTTKQRILEGSIHMFNEHGIANVRLQQIADECGISVGNLAYHFKNKEAIVGFVYDEVFSEFSEILSDYLLEESMLGTHDKLGKYYIFFNKYKFYFTDIFEIERNYPEIITKWHHYINRMLLQMKGRIDFDSSRGVLIAQSDEMNELLANNIWMSIIFWLPQRVLRGLPLDEKLFKEAVWSQIIPYFTQKGQDEFVALIYPTLV from the coding sequence ATGACCACAAAACAAAGAATTTTAGAAGGTTCAATACATATGTTTAATGAGCATGGAATAGCCAATGTTCGTTTGCAACAAATAGCAGATGAGTGCGGGATTAGTGTAGGTAATCTTGCTTATCATTTCAAAAATAAAGAAGCTATAGTTGGTTTTGTATATGATGAAGTGTTTTCTGAGTTTTCGGAAATATTGTCTGATTACCTGTTGGAAGAATCTATGCTCGGCACACATGATAAGCTCGGTAAATATTACATTTTCTTCAATAAATATAAATTTTACTTTACAGATATATTTGAGATAGAACGCAATTATCCGGAAATCATCACCAAATGGCATCATTACATCAACAGGATGCTTTTGCAAATGAAAGGGAGAATCGACTTTGATAGCTCAAGAGGAGTTTTGATAGCTCAATCCGATGAGATGAATGAACTATTAGCCAATAATATTTGGATGTCGATCATATTCTGGTTGCCTCAGCGCGTGTTGAGAGGATTGCCTCTAGACGAAAAATTATTTAAAGAAGCAGTATGGAGTCAAATCATACCTTATTTTACCCAAAAAGGTCAAGACGAGTTCGTTGCTTTGATTTATCCCACTTTAGTGTAA